One Turneriella parva DSM 21527 genomic region harbors:
- a CDS encoding radical SAM/SPASM domain-containing protein: MSLIYRLKASKPGISHVIYDYLGEIRPFVKRIERWYLVIPLLLLKTIEWSIYRWHKASARRFYGIKGNELIYMITNRCNDRCPKCGIWERPESDGDHLKVEHFIKCLRRLHHNLYQVTLTGGEPMLFKKDVMRIAEEAKLLGVPMVMVSNGRFIDEEFLARYFELGHILVISVDSVGREKWNEFRGRNSFDIVMPKILRAKEVLGDNLRIQSVLSKQSAEEIPKVIEFCKRHNIQHNTQLNQDFGGTWTNLTDDVVAYDNATPCAARKNICVYPNGDVVKCFDHRRIPLAKEPLGNIGKEDILEILCTRRSTEISKIMKTCNLPCKNMSCNKPQALLFN; the protein is encoded by the coding sequence ATGAGTCTGATTTATAGACTTAAGGCAAGTAAGCCAGGGATCTCTCACGTCATATATGATTACCTGGGTGAAATACGTCCGTTCGTTAAGCGAATTGAACGATGGTATTTGGTGATTCCGCTGCTTCTGTTGAAGACCATTGAATGGAGCATCTATCGATGGCATAAAGCTAGTGCTCGAAGATTCTATGGCATCAAAGGTAACGAGCTCATATACATGATCACAAATCGTTGCAATGACCGGTGCCCAAAATGCGGAATATGGGAGCGGCCAGAGTCTGATGGCGATCACCTGAAAGTGGAGCACTTTATCAAATGTCTCAGGCGCCTTCATCATAATCTCTATCAGGTGACTCTAACTGGTGGGGAGCCGATGTTATTCAAGAAAGATGTGATGAGGATTGCTGAGGAAGCAAAGCTGTTAGGTGTGCCCATGGTCATGGTTTCCAACGGTAGGTTTATAGATGAGGAATTCTTAGCTCGTTATTTCGAACTTGGTCATATTCTGGTCATATCCGTAGATTCGGTAGGCAGAGAAAAGTGGAATGAATTTCGTGGCCGGAATTCTTTTGATATAGTCATGCCCAAGATACTTAGAGCTAAGGAGGTTTTGGGGGATAACCTGAGGATTCAATCTGTCTTGTCCAAGCAGTCTGCCGAAGAAATTCCAAAAGTCATCGAATTTTGCAAGCGTCATAATATACAACACAACACCCAATTGAATCAGGATTTTGGCGGAACATGGACAAATCTCACAGATGATGTCGTCGCTTATGATAACGCCACTCCCTGCGCAGCTCGCAAGAATATCTGCGTGTATCCGAATGGCGATGTTGTAAAGTGCTTCGATCATCGGCGCATTCCTCTGGCGAAAGAACCGCTCGGGAATATTGGCAAAGAAGATATCCTTGAGATTCTCTGCACCAGACGCTCAACGGAGATTTCAAAGATTATGAAGACATGTAATTTACCGTGCAAGAATATGTCTTGCAATAAGCCTCAGGCCCTCTTGTTTAATTGA
- a CDS encoding glycosyltransferase family 2 protein, which yields MSVLIIPCYLKDRWDVESLHRLLNSVKGQSMEFEKVYVVDDASPMEYSLSHSLVEHIRLTENGGPAKARNVAIERALSLKVSNILFTDHDCILDVDWNRHMTRFLNETDFGAVGGMTYSWGKTLLDYYHNVNGTLAGKWLLPGKKELWYMPSLNFGMKRTVAEQFPFDERFPTAAGEDVDVCLRLRSKYKIGFCPEARLWHDYGYKNSISGLLKFIRLFKKYKSSSATVYEGHTVLMWDSSESIYQGNMYESDL from the coding sequence ATGAGCGTGCTGATAATACCGTGCTATTTAAAAGACAGATGGGATGTCGAATCCTTGCACCGCTTGCTGAATAGCGTTAAAGGCCAGTCAATGGAATTCGAAAAAGTATATGTAGTCGACGATGCCAGTCCAATGGAGTACTCTCTATCACATTCCTTGGTTGAGCACATAAGACTTACGGAAAACGGGGGGCCGGCGAAGGCAAGAAATGTCGCAATTGAAAGAGCGCTTTCATTAAAGGTAAGTAATATTCTATTCACTGATCATGATTGTATCCTTGATGTTGACTGGAATCGACACATGACCAGATTCCTCAATGAGACCGATTTTGGAGCCGTGGGGGGCATGACGTATTCTTGGGGAAAGACATTGTTGGATTACTATCATAACGTCAATGGGACGCTGGCGGGAAAATGGCTTTTGCCCGGAAAGAAAGAGCTTTGGTATATGCCATCGCTAAACTTTGGCATGAAACGAACGGTTGCAGAACAGTTTCCTTTTGATGAGCGATTTCCAACAGCAGCCGGCGAAGATGTCGATGTATGCTTGAGGCTCCGCAGTAAATATAAAATAGGCTTTTGTCCAGAAGCCCGATTATGGCATGACTACGGCTATAAGAATTCTATCTCAGGGCTCTTGAAATTCATAAGATTGTTCAAGAAATACAAGAGCTCGAGTGCTACAGTGTATGAAGGGCACACAGTGCTAATGTGGGATTCATCTGAGTCGATCTACCAGGGGAATATGTATGAGTCTGATTTATAG
- a CDS encoding AAA family ATPase has translation MPLADVVIIRGAPGAGKSQAAKSLANYFPDGARIEIDTLRAMVISVDWTNQDEHIKILELSTRLVRDFGKLDLTPVIVVDTFSGDKIEAFVSQLKKLDSALAIRTCGLYVTEEELEKRIRARSGAEFKDIGVCKKLNAYVVRNKYPDEFQIDTTGLSPDDTAKIIYEWLTQR, from the coding sequence ATGCCACTCGCCGACGTAGTGATTATTCGTGGCGCACCAGGCGCTGGAAAATCTCAAGCCGCAAAAAGTCTGGCGAATTACTTTCCCGATGGCGCGAGAATAGAGATCGATACATTGCGGGCCATGGTGATTTCTGTTGATTGGACAAATCAGGATGAGCATATCAAGATTCTTGAGCTATCCACTCGGCTTGTGAGGGATTTCGGGAAGTTGGACTTGACCCCCGTTATTGTCGTAGATACATTTAGCGGTGACAAAATTGAGGCATTTGTGTCGCAGTTGAAGAAGTTAGACTCAGCATTAGCCATACGCACTTGCGGATTATATGTTACCGAGGAGGAATTGGAGAAAAGAATCAGAGCCCGAAGTGGCGCTGAGTTCAAGGATATCGGTGTTTGCAAGAAGTTGAATGCTTACGTCGTCAGGAACAAATACCCGGATGAATTTCAAATTGATACGACAGGTTTATCCCCCGATGACACCGCCAAGATTATCTATGAGTGGCTGACGCAACGGTGA
- a CDS encoding type I restriction endonuclease subunit R: MSPQTNEAALETAIEHYLLNVHKYKRLEDADFSQDIALFKAEIIAFVKDTQAETYATIERTNDDRTDKLIIDDLVKALNSLGALEVMRHGFKCFGRTIRIAYFQPAHGMTPELEELFHKNRFRVIRQLHYSSQNRNSLDMVIVLNGIPIITVELKNHFTGQNVSHARRQYQNDRDPREIIFTFKKRTLVHFAVDPDLVYMTTKLNGASTYFLPFNKGQNEGAGNPVAPAGKHRTHYLWEDVFSPVVLLDIIGRFLHIEKKERQIEVTRAGKSDLQKVTSESLIFPRYHQLDVVRKLLANAKAKGPGRNYLVQHSAGSGKSNSIAWLAHRLSSLHNDKDEKIFHTVIVITDRLVLDRQLQETIYQFEHKQGVVVKIDRDSAQLAEAIQNSTPIIVTTLQKFPFAASHIERLESRNFAIIVDEAHSSQSGEAATEVRHLLSMNEIEQTVRQRAEEEDLSDIDEAILKAAAGRSRQKNLSYFAFTATPKEKTLSIFDEPGENGNSPFHLYSMRQAIQEHFIKDVLENYTTYKTYYKLVNTAGEDPLVPKSKAAKALARFMSLHPHNIAQKTEVMIEHFRHHTMHKIGGRAKAMVVTSSRLHAVRYKEAFDKYIQDNNYQGIKTLVAFSGTVIDKDIPGVSYTEVGMNGGIKEKELPEKFATNEYQVLLVAEKYQTGFDQPLLHTMYVDKRLAGIQAVQTLSRLNRTHAGKEDTFVLDFYNETEDIFESFKPYYKITESGGHADYARLAELKSEIDTAQILHHDEIDAFCNVFFAPQEIESKKDHGRLESILQSAVDRFKDLATEAREDYRAKLKSFQLLYSYLSQMVPFQDAEYEKYYTVIRYYIKKLPLPIGDPIPEVDDDINLKYYRLQKISEGRIDLESGTANPLKGPMDVGTGNPDEEKIRLSELVDMLNERFGTDFTQADQLFFDQVAEEAVNDEALQAAGRVNTLDNFKLVFDQALMDYFIKRMDGNEKIFTKLMNDESFRAVASGHLLKKVYGRIREDG, encoded by the coding sequence ATGAGTCCCCAAACCAACGAAGCCGCCCTCGAAACAGCGATTGAGCATTATCTGCTCAACGTGCACAAATACAAAAGGCTCGAAGACGCCGACTTTAGTCAGGATATTGCCCTCTTCAAAGCCGAGATTATTGCTTTCGTCAAAGACACTCAGGCCGAAACCTATGCCACCATTGAACGCACCAACGACGATCGCACCGATAAGCTGATTATTGACGATCTGGTTAAGGCGCTGAATTCCCTCGGTGCGCTCGAAGTGATGCGCCATGGCTTCAAATGCTTTGGCCGAACCATTCGCATCGCGTACTTTCAGCCCGCGCATGGCATGACACCCGAGCTCGAAGAGCTATTCCATAAGAACCGCTTTCGCGTGATTCGCCAGTTACATTATAGTAGCCAGAATCGCAACTCGCTCGATATGGTGATTGTCTTGAATGGCATACCGATTATCACCGTCGAACTCAAGAACCATTTCACAGGCCAGAATGTATCGCACGCACGGCGGCAATACCAGAACGACCGCGATCCGCGTGAGATTATCTTCACCTTTAAGAAACGCACCTTAGTGCATTTCGCCGTTGACCCTGATCTCGTTTACATGACGACCAAGCTTAATGGCGCGAGCACGTATTTTCTGCCATTCAACAAAGGACAGAATGAGGGTGCTGGCAATCCAGTCGCACCAGCGGGCAAACACAGAACCCACTATTTATGGGAAGATGTTTTCAGTCCCGTCGTTCTGCTCGATATCATTGGGCGATTCTTGCACATAGAGAAGAAAGAGCGGCAGATTGAAGTGACACGCGCAGGCAAGAGTGATTTGCAGAAGGTGACCAGCGAATCGCTGATCTTTCCGCGCTACCACCAGCTGGATGTCGTGCGTAAACTACTGGCAAACGCTAAGGCCAAAGGCCCTGGCCGCAACTATTTGGTGCAGCATTCCGCCGGTAGTGGAAAGAGTAACTCAATCGCCTGGCTCGCCCACCGGCTATCCAGCCTGCACAATGACAAGGACGAGAAGATATTCCATACGGTGATCGTTATCACTGACCGGCTGGTGCTCGACAGGCAACTACAAGAGACCATCTATCAATTTGAGCACAAGCAGGGTGTTGTGGTCAAGATTGACCGTGATTCTGCGCAATTAGCAGAAGCTATTCAAAACAGCACACCCATTATCGTCACGACGCTGCAGAAGTTTCCGTTTGCGGCAAGCCATATCGAAAGGCTTGAATCGCGTAACTTTGCCATCATTGTCGATGAGGCACACAGCTCGCAGTCGGGTGAGGCTGCCACCGAAGTGCGCCACCTGCTTTCGATGAACGAAATTGAGCAGACCGTCAGGCAGCGTGCAGAAGAGGAGGATCTATCCGATATCGACGAGGCGATACTTAAGGCGGCAGCGGGCCGCAGTCGCCAGAAGAATCTCAGCTACTTTGCTTTCACTGCCACGCCCAAGGAAAAGACCCTCTCGATCTTTGATGAACCCGGTGAGAATGGTAATTCCCCATTCCATTTGTACAGTATGCGGCAGGCGATTCAGGAACACTTTATCAAGGATGTTCTGGAGAATTACACCACATACAAAACCTATTACAAGCTGGTGAACACGGCGGGGGAGGACCCGCTCGTCCCGAAATCCAAGGCTGCAAAAGCATTGGCGCGTTTTATGAGTCTGCATCCGCACAATATTGCTCAGAAGACCGAGGTGATGATAGAGCATTTTCGGCACCATACGATGCACAAGATCGGTGGTCGCGCGAAGGCGATGGTGGTGACATCTTCGCGCCTGCATGCTGTCCGGTACAAAGAGGCATTTGATAAGTATATTCAGGACAACAACTACCAAGGGATCAAGACACTCGTCGCCTTCTCGGGAACAGTCATCGATAAAGACATTCCGGGCGTGAGCTACACCGAAGTCGGCATGAATGGTGGCATCAAAGAGAAAGAGCTTCCGGAGAAGTTTGCCACAAATGAATACCAGGTCTTGCTCGTGGCAGAGAAATACCAGACTGGGTTTGATCAACCGCTATTACATACCATGTACGTAGACAAGCGGCTTGCAGGCATTCAGGCGGTGCAGACTCTCTCGCGCCTCAATAGAACCCATGCCGGTAAGGAAGATACCTTCGTACTCGACTTCTATAATGAAACTGAAGACATCTTTGAATCGTTCAAGCCCTATTACAAGATAACCGAATCAGGTGGCCATGCGGATTACGCCAGGCTGGCCGAACTCAAGTCAGAGATCGACACGGCGCAGATTCTGCATCATGATGAGATCGACGCTTTCTGTAACGTGTTCTTCGCTCCGCAGGAAATCGAGTCGAAAAAGGATCACGGGCGCCTGGAATCTATACTGCAGTCAGCTGTAGACCGGTTCAAAGACCTGGCCACCGAGGCCCGCGAAGACTATCGTGCCAAGCTGAAATCCTTCCAGCTACTCTATAGCTACCTTTCGCAGATGGTTCCCTTTCAAGATGCAGAGTACGAGAAATACTATACAGTTATTCGGTACTACATCAAGAAGTTGCCATTACCGATCGGCGATCCGATACCCGAGGTCGATGATGACATAAACCTCAAGTACTATCGTCTGCAAAAGATCAGCGAAGGGCGGATTGATCTTGAATCGGGTACTGCCAACCCATTGAAAGGCCCTATGGATGTCGGTACTGGAAATCCCGACGAAGAAAAGATCAGGCTTTCTGAGTTAGTCGATATGCTCAATGAACGCTTTGGCACCGACTTTACCCAGGCCGATCAGCTATTCTTTGATCAAGTCGCCGAAGAGGCCGTTAATGACGAGGCCTTGCAAGCCGCAGGTCGCGTTAACACACTCGATAACTTCAAGCTCGTTTTCGATCAGGCACTCATGGATTACTTCATCAAGCGCATGGACGGCAATGAGAAGATCTTTACGAAGCTGATGAACGACGAATCGTTCAGGGCAGTGGCGTCCGGGCATTTGCTGAAAAAGGTTTATGGGCGGATAAGGGAAGATGGGTAG
- a CDS encoding ThiF family adenylyltransferase, with translation MTISQDTAISELKQIRRFTRKGHFEFEIERLADDKALIIRFQLRIGLLQTQNGGLKFCEVEEFLLRIPADYPFVYPEVCVAHKRFAGFPHVTWAHWICLYQSRSDWNPYDGMFGLVDRLCIWIERAAINNMDPMEGPLEPPHASQNQQLLPFVIRPNAPVNAGEFWFGLAALEVRDSYVDLVNWIAPEVGTLPEKVALAVFLPCSMPIEFPTRGKSLFAEFERQGILKDEILRWLGLNAKLASDKEGTYLILGTPMRRNENGQLLQHISVWHIEAEQTEGLGLQVSDEKDTHELAELRTKLGDSIYEMLSAAKVSWCRVLEDRSEILVRRDRSSNLHWFFGKRVLLVGCGAIGSWSAEIIIRAQPRSIKLVDNSIVKPGVLVRQNFSQSDIGMNKAKALMKRLKSVSTKTDIEAADVEGFNFIMSDLSQLLDYDIIIDCTASNIFQMRLESAWPAIRANIKSLLSFAIDADAQHVIGVSIGKLHLGGIYDTYKQLKYILCSDGRRNNIANSFYAADVRNHLFQPEPGCSEPTFSGSCGDIQALTAAALNIGISTLALPNTARGFAFSRHLNSDEQPFLETIDFPPAFEQLTGHLTVRILPKVFTEVATAIKENASLRSPDHETGGLLWGQWDHILGIIWILDASGPPTDSKHDALHFQCGILGTVEEHRSRISQSKGLSGFIGHWHTHPNSVSEQSSIDQLSMANLITAIDENQKRAIMLIFGKDAGQHTIGIYPYESLIATDSIDWVVNASAQMQFPAGFL, from the coding sequence ATGACAATAAGCCAAGACACGGCGATCTCTGAGCTCAAGCAAATTCGCCGATTCACGAGAAAAGGCCACTTTGAATTTGAAATAGAACGCCTGGCGGACGATAAGGCTCTTATCATCCGCTTCCAACTAAGGATTGGGCTTCTCCAAACACAAAATGGTGGCCTTAAGTTTTGTGAGGTCGAAGAGTTCCTGCTTAGGATACCAGCTGATTATCCATTTGTTTATCCAGAGGTTTGCGTTGCACATAAAAGATTCGCTGGCTTTCCCCATGTGACTTGGGCCCACTGGATATGCCTCTACCAGAGTAGATCCGATTGGAATCCCTATGACGGAATGTTTGGCCTTGTCGATCGCCTTTGTATTTGGATTGAGCGAGCAGCAATAAATAATATGGATCCAATGGAGGGACCACTAGAACCACCACATGCATCCCAAAATCAACAGCTCCTGCCATTCGTAATTCGGCCCAATGCACCAGTCAATGCAGGGGAGTTCTGGTTCGGATTGGCTGCTTTAGAAGTTCGGGATAGTTATGTCGATCTTGTGAATTGGATTGCACCAGAAGTCGGCACATTGCCTGAAAAGGTCGCGCTGGCTGTCTTCCTGCCATGTTCGATGCCAATAGAGTTTCCGACTCGTGGCAAAAGTCTATTCGCTGAATTTGAAAGGCAGGGGATCCTTAAGGATGAGATACTTAGATGGCTGGGATTAAACGCTAAATTGGCTTCCGATAAAGAGGGAACTTACCTTATTCTCGGTACACCAATGAGACGAAACGAAAACGGCCAATTGTTGCAACATATTTCCGTTTGGCATATTGAAGCAGAACAAACTGAAGGGCTTGGCCTTCAGGTCTCGGATGAAAAGGATACTCACGAACTCGCGGAGTTGCGCACCAAGTTAGGTGATTCGATCTATGAAATGCTCTCGGCTGCCAAGGTGTCATGGTGCAGGGTGCTTGAGGATCGATCGGAAATCCTCGTTCGACGGGATAGAAGTTCAAACCTTCACTGGTTTTTCGGGAAGAGAGTGTTGCTGGTTGGCTGTGGCGCTATCGGGTCTTGGTCTGCTGAGATCATCATCCGGGCTCAGCCTCGATCAATCAAATTAGTTGATAACTCTATTGTGAAACCGGGTGTGCTTGTGAGGCAAAACTTCAGTCAATCGGATATTGGTATGAATAAAGCGAAAGCACTCATGAAGCGATTGAAATCCGTTTCCACGAAGACAGACATTGAGGCCGCTGACGTGGAAGGTTTCAATTTCATCATGAGCGATTTATCGCAGCTGTTGGACTATGACATAATTATCGATTGTACCGCATCGAATATATTTCAAATGCGGCTTGAAAGCGCTTGGCCGGCCATCCGGGCAAATATTAAGTCACTGCTGTCATTTGCAATTGATGCCGACGCACAGCATGTTATCGGGGTATCCATCGGCAAATTACACTTGGGTGGGATTTATGATACCTATAAACAGTTAAAATATATTCTATGCTCGGATGGGCGAAGAAACAACATAGCAAACTCGTTCTATGCAGCAGATGTGAGAAATCATTTATTCCAACCCGAACCTGGATGCTCTGAGCCGACGTTTTCAGGTTCTTGTGGAGATATACAAGCGTTAACGGCAGCAGCTTTGAACATAGGTATTAGTACGCTAGCTTTACCGAATACCGCTCGCGGCTTCGCATTTTCCCGCCATTTGAATAGCGATGAACAGCCTTTTCTTGAAACCATTGATTTTCCGCCCGCCTTCGAACAGCTAACCGGCCACTTAACTGTGCGAATACTTCCAAAGGTGTTCACCGAAGTCGCCACAGCTATAAAGGAAAATGCATCTTTAAGGTCCCCAGATCATGAAACGGGTGGTCTATTATGGGGACAATGGGATCACATTTTGGGGATCATTTGGATTCTTGACGCCTCGGGTCCCCCGACAGATAGCAAGCATGATGCTTTACATTTTCAATGTGGCATCCTTGGGACCGTTGAAGAGCATCGATCGCGTATCTCTCAATCAAAGGGATTATCTGGCTTCATCGGGCATTGGCATACTCACCCCAATTCGGTGTCTGAACAAAGCAGTATTGACCAATTGAGCATGGCGAATTTGATCACGGCTATCGATGAGAACCAAAAGCGCGCGATAATGTTAATCTTCGGAAAGGACGCTGGACAACACACAATTGGTATTTACCCTTATGAGAGTTTGATCGCGACAGACAGTATCGATTGGG
- a CDS encoding outer membrane protein: MRFPDDICSQFSGEVFIKAAVTTFLRLFTALLFICSCPKITAADLKRVLILDFKNIEDDENYQYLEASITDAVREMLKGKFEFQEYPREEAINFAQANLFMTDEFHTQSVAFQMGLLLKQDVVINGSYSVENETITTEIRIFDIGNRKLLKTIEVTGPASSQIFASVGVIAERIAEECQAVLPNKDEWKRMLAEEKQTAVASTPNLLTISTGISAFSFPSGNQGQLTSDTILKPGDFGSALTFQLGYIRNNVYRSFYALGNLGYQTASKDFAVENNVQKAQGKLTLVSIRAGIGYEMPGYQRFNWSPFAAAGYYFGETSLNYDNLPRKPLGVDSQPANSALFTASAPALTFGIRSGFEINSMVTLELITEYTNLFYANNVSGFVVFSGGMTLRL, translated from the coding sequence TTGCGTTTCCCAGATGATATTTGTTCCCAGTTTTCAGGTGAGGTTTTTATCAAGGCCGCTGTTACCACGTTCTTAAGATTGTTCACGGCTTTGCTATTCATTTGCAGCTGTCCGAAAATCACCGCTGCCGATCTAAAGCGAGTCTTGATTCTTGACTTCAAGAATATCGAAGACGATGAAAACTACCAATATCTCGAGGCTTCAATTACTGACGCAGTAAGGGAAATGCTCAAGGGTAAGTTCGAGTTTCAAGAATACCCCCGTGAAGAAGCCATAAATTTCGCTCAGGCTAACCTGTTCATGACCGATGAGTTTCACACACAATCTGTTGCCTTTCAAATGGGCTTACTCTTGAAACAGGATGTTGTAATCAACGGTTCATATAGCGTTGAGAACGAAACAATTACCACTGAGATACGAATCTTCGACATCGGTAACCGCAAGCTCCTTAAGACTATAGAGGTGACAGGACCTGCCTCAAGTCAGATATTCGCCTCCGTCGGTGTGATCGCAGAACGAATCGCAGAAGAATGCCAGGCAGTCCTACCCAATAAGGATGAGTGGAAGAGAATGCTCGCCGAAGAAAAGCAAACAGCGGTTGCGAGCACACCGAATCTGCTGACCATTTCTACGGGCATCTCTGCGTTTTCGTTTCCGAGTGGCAATCAAGGGCAACTCACCTCTGACACCATCTTGAAACCGGGTGACTTTGGTTCCGCTTTGACATTTCAGTTGGGGTATATTCGAAACAACGTCTACCGATCATTTTATGCCTTGGGAAACTTAGGATACCAGACAGCGAGCAAAGACTTTGCCGTGGAGAATAACGTTCAAAAAGCTCAAGGCAAACTGACTCTTGTGTCTATAAGGGCTGGTATAGGATATGAAATGCCAGGGTACCAAAGATTTAACTGGTCCCCCTTTGCAGCAGCAGGGTATTATTTCGGCGAGACTTCTTTGAATTACGATAACCTACCCCGAAAGCCCTTGGGTGTCGATTCACAGCCAGCCAATAGTGCATTATTCACTGCCTCGGCGCCTGCTTTAACGTTCGGCATCAGGTCGGGCTTTGAAATCAACAGCATGGTGACACTCGAACTAATTACTGAATACACGAATCTTTTTTATGCCAATAATGTATCTGGGTTTGTCGTCTTTAGTGGCGGCATGACCCTTCGGCTATAG
- a CDS encoding chitobiase/beta-hexosaminidase C-terminal domain-containing protein: MKKTSQVLISIILVFLSCNRLEKINQTFLPPEESTAGTTVGGPDTIAPSIVTGISFTGIGSDTITINWGAASDNVDLPAALQYKLVKDDSSAANILSVTLANAKTGADLLMDWTSNVTLHTANGLAPLATYYFVVLVRDVAGNIGLYSPASQSTTSLGTLVSPEFSPVAATYSTGQNIAISSSNNAGGNICYTTDGNFPAAATPGTCSFGTQIANGATVNISAGGSTILRAMATRVGATNSSISSGTYTIDFPPVAGTAITFSNITQTSVRVNWGAASDAITATASLQYKLVKDDTSAANINSVALANAKSGSDLVMNWTSGTTSRTVTGLNSGATFHFAVLVRDGFGNMILYAPASQKLNGGIIDATFNPGSSANVIQSLAIQTDGKIIIGGLFTAYNGISRNRIARVNADGTLDLTFNPGTGANNSVYSMAIQSDGKILIGGGTFFGGGFTTYDGTPRSRIARINTDGSLDISFDPGTGADNSIMAIIVQPDGKIVIGGFFTSYNGTARNRIARLNADGSLDTSFNPGSGADNPILAMGVQPDGKILISGTFANYNGVSRNRIARINSDGSLDTTLAPGSGISTGGVFSMLLQTDGKIVLAGSLENYQGVPHFRILRILPDGNLDSSFATGSGFDSTVLTMALQPDGKLLFGGGFTTYNGTGRNRIARLNPDGSIDTTFVVGTGLDSSISSMGIQPDGKIVIGGSFTSYNSTSINYLARIIQ, translated from the coding sequence ATGAAGAAAACATCACAGGTTCTGATATCGATTATTCTGGTCTTTCTCTCATGCAATCGGTTAGAGAAAATCAACCAGACCTTTTTACCACCCGAAGAGTCGACGGCGGGGACTACGGTTGGCGGACCAGATACGATTGCTCCATCAATTGTAACGGGCATATCCTTCACGGGGATCGGGTCAGATACCATCACAATCAATTGGGGTGCTGCGTCCGACAATGTTGACTTGCCTGCGGCTCTGCAATACAAGCTGGTCAAAGACGATTCAAGCGCGGCAAACATACTATCGGTTACTCTGGCAAATGCAAAGACCGGTGCGGATTTGCTCATGGATTGGACATCCAACGTTACCCTGCACACCGCTAACGGTCTCGCTCCCTTGGCCACCTACTACTTTGTTGTGCTAGTCCGTGATGTTGCCGGAAATATTGGGCTCTATTCACCGGCCTCGCAGAGCACCACGTCATTAGGCACGTTGGTTAGCCCTGAGTTTTCTCCTGTGGCGGCGACCTACTCAACAGGACAGAATATTGCAATTTCCTCCTCTAACAATGCAGGTGGAAATATCTGTTATACAACCGATGGTAATTTCCCTGCCGCAGCAACACCTGGCACCTGTTCTTTCGGGACACAGATTGCCAATGGAGCCACGGTTAATATCTCTGCAGGCGGTTCCACAATACTGCGGGCCATGGCGACACGGGTCGGAGCAACCAACTCCAGTATCTCATCGGGTACTTACACGATTGATTTCCCGCCTGTTGCAGGCACCGCTATCACCTTCAGCAATATTACGCAAACCAGCGTTAGAGTAAACTGGGGAGCAGCCTCCGATGCCATTACGGCCACAGCTAGTTTGCAGTACAAGTTAGTGAAAGATGATACAAGTGCGGCAAATATTAATTCCGTGGCCTTGGCAAACGCCAAATCTGGCTCTGACCTCGTCATGAATTGGACTTCCGGTACAACATCGCGCACTGTGACTGGCCTGAATTCTGGTGCAACTTTTCATTTCGCAGTACTGGTTCGAGACGGTTTCGGTAACATGATCCTCTACGCGCCGGCCTCGCAGAAACTTAATGGCGGTATAATTGACGCCACCTTCAATCCGGGTAGCAGCGCGAATGTCATTCAATCACTGGCAATTCAAACTGATGGAAAGATCATAATCGGAGGGTTATTTACAGCTTATAACGGAATCTCGCGCAATCGCATAGCCCGAGTTAACGCAGACGGCACGCTGGATCTGACCTTCAACCCCGGCACCGGTGCGAACAACAGTGTATATTCCATGGCCATACAAAGTGATGGGAAAATTCTTATTGGTGGAGGCACTTTCTTCGGTGGAGGATTCACCACTTATGACGGCACTCCTCGAAGCAGGATAGCCCGCATAAATACGGACGGCAGCCTTGATATTTCTTTTGACCCAGGAACCGGAGCGGACAACAGCATCATGGCAATCATTGTACAACCCGACGGCAAGATAGTGATTGGAGGATTCTTTACAAGCTACAATGGCACAGCACGAAATCGAATTGCGCGTTTAAATGCGGATGGCTCACTCGATACGAGCTTCAACCCCGGCTCCGGTGCAGACAACCCTATATTAGCCATGGGTGTGCAACCTGATGGAAAAATATTGATCTCAGGTACTTTTGCTAACTACAATGGTGTTTCTCGAAACCGCATTGCGCGAATCAATAGTGACGGCTCGTTGGATACGACCTTGGCACCAGGGAGCGGAATCTCGACCGGGGGGGTGTTTTCGATGCTTCTCCAGACGGACGGTAAGATTGTATTAGCGGGTAGCCTCGAAAACTACCAAGGTGTTCCGCATTTTAGAATCTTGCGTATCCTCCCGGACGGGAATCTTGACTCATCTTTCGCAACAGGCAGTGGCTTTGACTCCACGGTTTTGACAATGGCCTTACAACCAGATGGAAAACTTCTTTTTGGGGGTGGGTTTACGACCTACAATGGGACTGGAAGGAATCGGATTGCGCGCCTGAATCCCGATGGTTCAATCGATACGACGTTTGTTGTTGGAACCGGCCTTGACAGCAGCATAAGTTCAATGGGCATCCAGCCTGATGGAAAGATCGTCATTGGCGGCTCGTTCACTAGTTACAACAGTACGAGCATCAACTATTTAGCCCGCATTATACAGTGA